A single region of the Rhodococcus sp. W8901 genome encodes:
- the acpS gene encoding holo-ACP synthase AcpS: MAILGIGFDVVTISEFEEQLKRPGTAMKSSFRPGERRYCEAKSEPARHYAVRWAAKEAVIKAWAASRFARPPAVGDNAYVQVEVVNDAWGRPTIKLHDEAAQFLPSAKIHLSLTHDGDVAGAMVVIEEPDPIA; this comes from the coding sequence ATGGCCATTCTCGGAATCGGCTTCGACGTCGTCACGATCTCGGAGTTCGAGGAGCAGCTGAAGCGTCCCGGTACGGCGATGAAGTCGAGCTTCCGTCCGGGGGAGCGGCGCTACTGCGAGGCCAAGAGTGAACCGGCCCGGCACTACGCGGTGCGCTGGGCGGCGAAGGAGGCCGTGATCAAGGCGTGGGCGGCCTCCCGGTTCGCCCGGCCGCCGGCCGTCGGCGACAACGCCTACGTGCAGGTCGAGGTCGTCAACGACGCCTGGGGGCGCCCGACGATCAAGCTGCACGACGAGGCCGCGCAGTTCCTGCCGTCCGCGAAGATCCACCTGTCGCTCACCCACGACGGGGACGTGGCGGGAGCGATGGTCGTGATCGAGGAGCCGGACCCGATCGCCTGA
- a CDS encoding type I polyketide synthase, whose product MTIDDTAGNGRTSRESSQFGSDRGSARSSAQGPLVDRLRAGEPYALAFGGQGAPWLSALAELARDSGLEPTLTELVNEAAALLAPVAQDLLVVRPVGFDPIAWILEQELADDEDTAGAPAGPSAAALTSAAVSLPGVFLTQLAALRALQQQGLDPAETAPVATIGHSQGLIAAAAVEGGGAADGALLATAQLIGAAAGLVGRRRGIIATADRAPMLAVSNVDPDRLEAIVAELAEGQEPERAAVMAIRNGRRRVVLSGPPAQLARVQQRCEQIAADETRARDAKTRGGAVFSPVFESLSVEVGFHHPALNEAVDIIGGWATRCGLDAEQVRALAQAVLVDPVDWVDAVDGAVESGAAWILDLGPGDLLTRMTSAGLRGHGVGIIAASTRGGHRNLLTPGAAPEVPRAWTEFAPKAVQLPDGRVAVETAFTKLTGRSPILLAGMTPTTVDPKIVAAAANAGHWAELAGGGQVTEQIFADHVEELKGLLEPGRAVQFNSMFLDPYLWKLHVGGKRLVPRARAAGAPFDGVVVTAGIPELEEAVSIIEELTEAGFSYVAFKPGTVAQIRSVIRIANEVPTYPVIVHIEGGRAGGHHSWEDLDDLLLDTYAELRTRENLVLCVGGGIGTPERAADYLTGRWSTEYGFPAMPLDGILVGTAAMAALEATTSPEVKQLLVDTPGTPDWVGAGTAEGGMASGRSQLGADIHEIDNAASRTGRLLDEVAGDAEAVAARRDEIIAALDVTAKPYFGDVAAMTYQQWLRRYLELAVGVDSPQAFDCGGDVQDAIAEATQSVWLDVSWRARFGEMLQRAEARLHRNDRGPIETLFADSATLDQPFAALCALEAAYPDYATTVLHPADVPFFTALCKTPGKPVNFVPVVDGDVRRWWRSDSLWQAHDPRYGADQVCVIPGTVAVAGITRVDEPVGDLLDRFEKATADELVATGVTPAQVAGRRHGGFGTGLLDAVLTAPDVLWAARLTQNPVRRLGEVAEWTIESDTVASHDKTGARLVVAGAEHVDLTVPLALGKAVEIRITVPAAVRDGGAPVVTEADAEASMSALLGVAAGQELPAVKGGVAHINLAWTPDLVADHAGVTGVGLPETVSTSGNAVPDVVVGACWPAVFAALGAATTTAGVHVIEGMLDLVHLDHAVHLVGELPTETSILVVRAEAGEIVDTDMGRVVEVRVEVGAMLGEGLDAPAVATLTERFAIRGRTGKGELADPARAGGSLGDDVAETPRRRRRDLKMVAPRNMAAFARVSGDHNPIHTSDAAALLAGLGSPIVHGMWLSAAAQQAVTAVDPQSKTPARRLTAWTARFLGMVRPGAEIDVRVDRVATDRGAEIVEVGCRVDGDLVMVATGRTATPKTVYAFPGQGIQRPGMGLDARARSKAAREVWERADKHTREALGFSILAVVRDNPTLVKARGVEHRHPDGVLHLTQFTQVAMATLGVAQVAELRESGAYVEGSYLAGHSVGEYNALAAVAGVLPLEALLEVVFQRGSAMHELVPRDAAGRSDYRMAAIRPSQIGVADDELQAFVGGVADATGEFLQIVNLNLKGSQYAIAGTVNGLAALEREIDIRREAFGGKRAFIVVPGIDVPFHSTVLRGGVDDFRAKLDELLPQDIDPSVLIGRYIPNLVPKLFNLRRDFVQEIADLVPSQQLQAVLADFDSWSERPVALTRVILVELLAWQFASPVRWIETQDLLFTDEADGGLGVERFVEIGLGATPTVANLASQTMKLPEHANSTVEVLNIEREASVVYSTDVDPAPVEDDEPIESAAPAAAAAPAVAAPAAAPAAPAGGPRPDDIAFKAADATKVLIALWTKLRPDQIGPADTIEALCDGVSSRRNQLLVDLGAELSLGAIDGAADADMGSLAVTVDRLARTYKPFGPVLSDSINDHLRKVFGPSGRRPAAIADRVKKVWELGDGWAHHVTAEVALGTRDGSSVRGGAMGGLHEGAIADGAAVDALVDAAVQSVASRRGLAVSLPAAGGGAGGTVDAAALGEFTEHITGRNGVLASAARLVLEQLGFSDAAAAAVATEDTALVDLVSAELGSDWPRLVAPAFDAKKAVLIDDRWATAREDLARAWIGETELTVERFDGAGAAVAAHAQWWQQRATDGGRTTLAEIYGRIAQVAIAPIDEAGQWSGEIAVVTGASKGSIASSVAGKLLGGGATVVVTTSRLDDARLGFYRKLYADNARAGAALWVVPANMASYADVDALIDWVGTVQTETAGGAKKLIKEAMTPTMLFPFAAPRVAGELSDAGARAEMEMRVLLWSVERLIGGLSKIGYDSDVDTHLHVVLPGSPNRGLFGGDGAYGESKAALDAVVGRWSAERTWAERVTIVHALIGWVRGTGLMGGNDPMVEAVEAKGVRTWSTDEMATELLGSCTADVRRAAADAPRVVDLTGGLAEVDLDLPALAKEAAEAAENAGKKADEAGVDANSIAALPAPPRAVELPAVGSWPELDVDPADLVVIVGAGELGPYGSSRTRFEMEVDEQLSAAGVLELAWNTGLVTWENDPVAGWYDAETGDLVPEAEIADRYHDAVVERCGIRTYGDEGAMVDNTAPLLTSVFIDKDLSFVVGSEAEARAFVDSDPENTTAAVDAESGDWTVTRKAGTEIRVPRKAKLTRTVGGQIPTGFDVTKWGIPADMAGSVDRVGLWNIVSTVDAFLTGGFTPSELLRWVHPAFVANTQGTGMGGMTSMRSLYIDTLLGESRANDILQEALPNVIAAHVVQSYVGGYGAMVHPVAACATAAVSVEEGVDKIRLGKAKLVVSGGFDDLGIEGIIGFGDMSATAKSDEMTAKGISDRRFSRANDRRRGGFVESAGGGTILLARGDLALEMGLPVLGVVAWAGSFADGVHTSIPAPGIGALGAGRGGQDSQLALSLNALGVTADDISVVSKHDTSTAANDPNEAELHERLAAALGRSEGAPLFVISQKTLTGHAKGGAAAFQLIGLCQVLGQGVIPPNRSLDCVDDKMAEFSHLVWPRTPLRFGDQFALKAGLLTSLGFGHVSGLIAVVHPQAFVESIPADQREAYLAQAQQRTVDGQRRLAAAMCGGDSLYERPADRRFGGDSVPAKASRQLEADMLLAEDARLGSDHVYRLGNPGCQ is encoded by the coding sequence GTGACGATCGACGACACTGCAGGAAACGGACGAACCTCGAGGGAGAGCAGCCAGTTCGGATCGGATCGGGGTTCTGCCCGGTCCTCCGCGCAGGGTCCGCTCGTGGACCGGTTGCGGGCAGGCGAGCCGTACGCGCTGGCTTTCGGTGGCCAGGGCGCGCCGTGGCTGAGTGCCCTCGCGGAGCTCGCACGTGACAGCGGCCTGGAGCCGACGCTCACCGAGCTGGTGAACGAGGCTGCCGCGCTCCTCGCGCCGGTCGCGCAGGACCTCCTGGTGGTTCGCCCGGTCGGTTTCGATCCGATCGCGTGGATCCTCGAGCAGGAACTCGCGGACGACGAAGACACTGCCGGCGCGCCCGCCGGCCCGTCCGCGGCCGCACTCACCTCGGCCGCCGTGTCGCTGCCCGGCGTCTTCCTGACCCAGCTCGCGGCGCTGCGCGCGCTGCAGCAGCAGGGCCTCGATCCGGCCGAGACCGCCCCGGTCGCGACGATCGGCCACTCGCAGGGCCTCATCGCTGCCGCCGCCGTGGAGGGTGGCGGTGCCGCTGATGGTGCGCTGCTCGCCACCGCCCAGCTCATCGGCGCCGCAGCCGGTCTCGTCGGCCGTCGCCGCGGCATCATCGCCACCGCCGACCGCGCGCCGATGCTGGCCGTCTCGAACGTCGACCCCGATCGTCTCGAGGCGATCGTCGCCGAGCTCGCCGAGGGGCAGGAGCCTGAGCGCGCTGCCGTCATGGCGATCCGTAACGGCCGCCGTCGTGTCGTGCTGTCCGGTCCGCCGGCCCAGCTGGCCCGCGTGCAGCAGCGCTGCGAGCAGATCGCGGCCGACGAGACCCGCGCCCGTGACGCCAAGACTCGCGGCGGCGCCGTGTTCTCGCCGGTCTTCGAGTCGCTGTCCGTCGAGGTCGGCTTCCATCACCCGGCCCTGAACGAGGCCGTCGACATCATCGGTGGCTGGGCCACCCGCTGCGGCCTCGACGCCGAGCAGGTGCGCGCCCTCGCGCAGGCCGTGCTGGTCGATCCGGTCGACTGGGTCGACGCGGTCGACGGCGCCGTCGAGTCCGGTGCCGCGTGGATCCTGGACCTGGGCCCCGGCGACCTGCTCACCCGCATGACCTCTGCGGGCCTGCGCGGCCACGGCGTCGGCATCATCGCCGCGTCCACCCGCGGCGGTCACCGCAACCTGCTCACTCCGGGCGCCGCACCCGAGGTGCCGCGCGCGTGGACCGAGTTCGCGCCCAAGGCAGTTCAGCTGCCGGACGGCCGCGTCGCCGTCGAGACCGCGTTCACCAAGCTCACCGGTCGCTCGCCGATCCTGCTCGCCGGCATGACCCCCACGACGGTCGATCCGAAGATCGTCGCCGCCGCGGCCAACGCCGGTCACTGGGCCGAGCTCGCCGGCGGCGGCCAGGTCACGGAGCAGATCTTCGCCGACCACGTCGAGGAACTGAAGGGCCTGCTCGAGCCGGGTCGCGCCGTGCAGTTCAACTCGATGTTCCTCGACCCGTACCTGTGGAAGCTGCACGTGGGCGGCAAGCGCCTCGTGCCGCGCGCCCGGGCCGCGGGCGCCCCGTTCGACGGCGTCGTCGTCACCGCGGGCATCCCCGAGCTCGAGGAAGCCGTCTCGATCATCGAGGAGCTCACCGAGGCCGGCTTCAGCTACGTCGCGTTCAAGCCGGGCACCGTCGCGCAGATCCGTTCGGTGATCCGTATCGCCAACGAGGTCCCGACGTACCCCGTCATCGTCCACATCGAGGGCGGCCGCGCCGGTGGTCACCACTCGTGGGAGGACCTCGACGACCTGCTGCTCGACACCTACGCCGAGCTGCGCACCCGGGAGAACCTGGTGCTCTGCGTCGGCGGCGGCATCGGCACCCCGGAGCGGGCCGCCGACTACCTGACCGGCCGTTGGTCCACCGAATACGGCTTCCCGGCAATGCCTCTCGACGGCATCCTCGTCGGCACCGCCGCGATGGCAGCCCTCGAGGCCACCACCTCGCCCGAGGTCAAGCAGCTGCTGGTCGACACCCCCGGCACCCCCGACTGGGTCGGTGCGGGCACCGCCGAGGGCGGCATGGCCTCCGGCCGCAGCCAGCTCGGCGCCGACATCCACGAGATCGACAACGCCGCATCGCGCACCGGTCGTCTGCTCGACGAGGTCGCCGGTGACGCCGAGGCCGTCGCTGCCCGCCGCGACGAGATCATCGCCGCGCTGGACGTGACCGCCAAGCCGTACTTCGGTGACGTCGCGGCCATGACCTACCAGCAGTGGCTGCGCCGCTACCTCGAGCTCGCCGTCGGCGTCGACTCCCCGCAGGCGTTCGACTGCGGCGGCGACGTGCAGGACGCGATCGCGGAGGCCACGCAGTCGGTGTGGCTGGACGTCTCGTGGCGTGCCCGTTTCGGTGAGATGCTCCAGCGTGCCGAGGCCCGCCTGCACCGCAACGACCGCGGACCGATCGAGACCCTGTTCGCGGATTCGGCCACGCTCGACCAGCCGTTCGCCGCGTTGTGCGCGCTCGAGGCCGCATACCCGGACTACGCCACCACGGTGCTGCACCCGGCCGATGTCCCGTTCTTCACCGCGCTGTGCAAGACGCCCGGTAAGCCCGTCAACTTCGTGCCCGTCGTCGACGGCGACGTCCGTCGCTGGTGGCGCTCGGACTCGCTGTGGCAGGCCCACGATCCGCGCTACGGCGCCGACCAGGTGTGCGTCATCCCCGGCACCGTCGCGGTCGCCGGCATCACCCGCGTCGACGAGCCGGTGGGCGATCTGCTCGACCGCTTCGAGAAGGCCACGGCCGACGAGCTCGTCGCGACCGGTGTCACCCCGGCCCAGGTCGCGGGTCGTCGCCACGGTGGCTTCGGCACGGGTCTGCTCGACGCCGTCCTCACCGCGCCCGACGTGCTGTGGGCCGCGCGCCTGACGCAGAACCCGGTCCGTCGCCTCGGCGAGGTCGCCGAGTGGACCATCGAGTCCGACACCGTCGCGAGCCACGACAAGACCGGTGCCCGCCTGGTCGTCGCCGGCGCCGAGCACGTCGACCTCACGGTCCCGCTCGCGCTGGGCAAGGCCGTCGAGATCCGGATCACCGTCCCGGCCGCGGTCCGCGACGGCGGTGCCCCGGTCGTCACCGAGGCCGACGCCGAGGCGTCGATGTCCGCACTGCTCGGCGTCGCTGCCGGACAGGAGCTTCCGGCGGTCAAGGGTGGTGTCGCGCACATCAACCTCGCGTGGACCCCGGACCTGGTCGCCGACCACGCCGGTGTCACCGGCGTCGGCCTGCCGGAGACCGTGAGCACCAGCGGCAATGCGGTGCCCGACGTCGTCGTCGGCGCCTGCTGGCCGGCCGTGTTCGCCGCTCTGGGTGCCGCGACCACCACGGCGGGCGTCCACGTCATCGAGGGCATGCTCGACCTGGTCCACCTCGACCACGCCGTGCACCTGGTGGGTGAACTGCCCACGGAGACCAGCATTCTCGTGGTCCGTGCCGAGGCCGGCGAGATCGTCGACACCGACATGGGCCGCGTCGTCGAGGTCCGCGTCGAGGTCGGCGCGATGCTCGGCGAGGGCCTCGACGCCCCGGCCGTCGCGACGCTCACCGAGCGCTTCGCGATCCGCGGTCGCACCGGCAAGGGTGAGCTGGCCGATCCGGCCCGCGCCGGCGGTTCGCTCGGCGACGACGTCGCCGAGACCCCGCGTCGCCGTCGCCGCGACCTGAAGATGGTGGCGCCGCGGAACATGGCGGCGTTCGCCCGCGTCTCCGGTGACCACAACCCGATCCACACGTCCGACGCGGCCGCACTGCTGGCCGGGCTCGGCAGCCCGATCGTGCACGGCATGTGGCTGTCCGCCGCGGCACAGCAGGCCGTCACCGCCGTCGATCCGCAGTCGAAGACTCCTGCTCGTCGTCTCACCGCGTGGACCGCCCGCTTCCTCGGGATGGTCCGTCCCGGCGCCGAGATCGACGTCCGCGTCGACCGTGTCGCGACCGACCGCGGTGCCGAGATCGTCGAGGTGGGCTGCCGTGTCGACGGCGACCTGGTGATGGTCGCCACCGGCCGCACCGCCACGCCGAAGACGGTGTACGCGTTCCCCGGTCAGGGCATCCAGCGCCCGGGCATGGGCCTCGACGCCCGCGCCCGCAGCAAGGCCGCCCGCGAGGTGTGGGAGCGCGCCGACAAGCACACCCGTGAGGCCCTCGGCTTCTCGATCCTGGCCGTGGTCCGTGACAACCCGACGCTGGTCAAGGCGCGGGGCGTCGAGCATCGCCACCCGGACGGCGTGCTGCACCTGACCCAGTTCACGCAGGTCGCGATGGCCACCCTCGGCGTGGCCCAGGTCGCGGAGCTGCGCGAATCCGGTGCCTACGTGGAGGGTTCGTACCTGGCCGGCCACTCGGTCGGTGAGTACAACGCGCTCGCCGCGGTCGCCGGTGTGCTGCCGCTCGAGGCGCTGCTCGAGGTCGTGTTCCAGCGCGGTTCGGCGATGCACGAGCTGGTCCCGCGCGACGCGGCCGGCCGCAGCGACTACCGCATGGCCGCGATCCGTCCGTCGCAGATCGGTGTCGCCGACGACGAGCTGCAGGCCTTCGTCGGAGGCGTCGCGGACGCGACGGGTGAATTCCTGCAGATCGTGAACCTCAACCTGAAGGGTTCGCAGTACGCGATCGCCGGCACGGTCAACGGTCTCGCCGCGCTCGAGCGTGAGATCGACATCCGCCGTGAGGCTTTCGGCGGCAAGCGCGCGTTCATTGTGGTGCCCGGCATCGACGTGCCGTTCCACTCGACCGTGCTGCGGGGCGGTGTCGACGACTTCCGCGCCAAGCTCGACGAGCTGCTGCCGCAGGACATCGATCCGTCGGTGCTGATCGGCCGCTACATCCCGAACCTGGTGCCGAAGCTGTTCAACCTGCGCCGCGACTTCGTCCAGGAGATCGCCGACCTGGTGCCGTCGCAGCAGTTGCAGGCCGTGCTCGCCGACTTCGACAGCTGGAGCGAGCGCCCCGTCGCGCTGACCCGCGTCATCCTCGTCGAGCTGCTGGCCTGGCAGTTCGCGAGCCCGGTCCGCTGGATCGAGACGCAGGACCTGCTGTTCACCGACGAGGCCGACGGCGGCCTCGGGGTGGAGCGGTTCGTCGAGATCGGTCTGGGTGCCACCCCGACCGTCGCGAACCTCGCGTCGCAGACGATGAAGCTGCCCGAGCATGCGAACAGCACGGTCGAGGTCCTCAACATCGAGCGTGAGGCGTCCGTCGTCTACAGCACCGATGTCGACCCGGCGCCGGTGGAGGATGACGAGCCCATCGAAAGTGCCGCTCCCGCAGCGGCAGCCGCTCCGGCTGTCGCCGCGCCCGCCGCGGCCCCGGCCGCGCCGGCCGGTGGTCCGCGCCCGGACGACATCGCGTTCAAGGCCGCCGACGCCACCAAGGTGCTCATCGCCCTGTGGACCAAGCTGCGCCCGGACCAGATCGGTCCCGCCGACACCATCGAGGCGCTGTGCGACGGCGTGTCCTCGCGCCGCAACCAGCTGCTCGTCGACCTCGGCGCCGAGCTGTCGCTCGGCGCGATCGACGGCGCCGCGGATGCCGACATGGGCTCGCTCGCAGTGACGGTCGACCGCTTGGCGCGCACCTACAAGCCGTTCGGCCCGGTGCTGTCCGACTCGATCAACGATCACCTGCGGAAGGTGTTCGGCCCGTCCGGTCGCCGCCCCGCCGCGATCGCGGACCGCGTCAAGAAGGTCTGGGAGCTCGGCGACGGCTGGGCCCACCACGTGACCGCCGAGGTCGCACTCGGCACCCGTGACGGCTCCAGCGTCCGCGGTGGCGCGATGGGCGGCTTGCACGAGGGTGCGATCGCCGACGGCGCAGCGGTCGACGCGCTCGTCGACGCGGCCGTGCAGTCGGTCGCCTCGCGACGCGGTCTCGCAGTTTCCTTGCCGGCCGCCGGTGGCGGTGCAGGCGGAACCGTCGACGCTGCCGCGCTCGGCGAGTTCACCGAGCACATCACCGGTCGCAACGGCGTTCTCGCCTCTGCTGCCCGTCTGGTGCTCGAGCAGCTCGGCTTCAGCGACGCGGCGGCGGCCGCGGTCGCAACCGAGGACACCGCGCTCGTCGACCTCGTGTCGGCCGAGCTGGGTTCGGACTGGCCGCGCCTGGTCGCCCCCGCGTTCGACGCCAAGAAGGCCGTCCTGATCGACGACCGCTGGGCCACCGCTCGCGAGGACCTGGCCCGTGCCTGGATCGGCGAGACCGAGCTGACCGTCGAGCGTTTCGACGGTGCCGGTGCTGCCGTGGCTGCCCACGCCCAGTGGTGGCAGCAGCGCGCCACCGACGGCGGCCGCACCACGCTCGCCGAGATCTACGGCCGCATCGCGCAGGTCGCGATCGCCCCGATCGACGAGGCCGGCCAGTGGTCCGGTGAGATCGCGGTCGTCACCGGTGCGAGCAAGGGCTCGATCGCCTCTTCGGTGGCGGGCAAGCTGCTCGGCGGCGGTGCGACGGTGGTCGTGACCACTTCGCGCCTCGACGACGCGCGGCTGGGCTTCTACCGGAAGCTCTACGCCGACAACGCCCGCGCCGGTGCCGCCCTGTGGGTGGTCCCCGCGAACATGGCGTCTTACGCGGACGTCGACGCGCTCATCGACTGGGTCGGCACGGTCCAGACGGAGACCGCGGGTGGCGCGAAGAAGCTGATCAAGGAGGCGATGACTCCGACGATGCTGTTCCCGTTCGCCGCACCTCGCGTGGCCGGTGAGCTCTCCGACGCCGGCGCCCGCGCCGAGATGGAGATGCGGGTCCTGCTGTGGTCGGTGGAGCGACTGATCGGCGGTCTGTCGAAGATCGGCTACGACAGCGACGTCGACACCCACCTGCACGTGGTGCTGCCCGGTTCCCCGAACCGCGGCCTGTTCGGCGGCGACGGCGCGTACGGCGAGTCGAAGGCCGCGCTCGACGCGGTCGTCGGACGCTGGTCGGCCGAGCGCACGTGGGCCGAGCGGGTCACGATCGTCCACGCGCTGATCGGGTGGGTGCGCGGCACCGGCCTGATGGGCGGCAACGACCCGATGGTCGAGGCCGTCGAGGCCAAGGGCGTGCGCACCTGGTCCACCGACGAGATGGCCACCGAACTGCTGGGCTCGTGCACGGCGGACGTCCGGCGTGCTGCTGCGGATGCACCGCGTGTGGTCGACCTGACCGGCGGACTCGCCGAGGTCGACCTGGATCTGCCCGCGCTGGCGAAGGAGGCCGCCGAGGCGGCCGAGAACGCCGGCAAGAAGGCCGACGAGGCCGGTGTCGACGCGAATTCCATTGCGGCGCTGCCTGCTCCGCCGCGTGCGGTCGAACTGCCGGCCGTCGGGTCCTGGCCCGAGCTGGACGTCGATCCTGCCGATCTGGTCGTGATCGTCGGCGCCGGTGAGCTCGGCCCGTACGGTTCGTCCCGGACCCGCTTCGAGATGGAGGTCGACGAGCAGCTCTCGGCGGCCGGCGTACTCGAGCTGGCATGGAACACCGGCCTGGTGACGTGGGAGAACGATCCCGTCGCCGGCTGGTACGACGCCGAGACCGGAGACCTGGTGCCGGAGGCGGAGATCGCCGACCGCTACCACGACGCCGTCGTCGAGCGGTGCGGTATCCGCACCTACGGTGACGAGGGCGCGATGGTCGACAACACGGCGCCGCTGCTGACGTCGGTGTTCATCGACAAGGACCTGTCGTTCGTGGTCGGCTCCGAGGCCGAGGCCCGGGCGTTCGTCGACTCCGATCCGGAGAACACGACCGCCGCGGTCGACGCGGAGAGCGGCGACTGGACCGTCACCCGCAAGGCCGGCACCGAGATCCGCGTGCCGCGCAAGGCGAAGCTGACCCGCACGGTCGGCGGCCAGATCCCGACCGGGTTCGACGTCACCAAGTGGGGCATCCCCGCCGACATGGCCGGATCCGTGGACCGTGTGGGCCTGTGGAACATCGTCTCGACCGTCGACGCGTTCCTCACCGGCGGCTTCACCCCGTCCGAACTGCTCCGTTGGGTGCACCCGGCGTTCGTCGCCAACACCCAGGGCACCGGTATGGGCGGCATGACGTCGATGCGCTCGCTGTACATCGACACGCTGCTCGGTGAGTCCCGCGCGAACGACATCCTGCAGGAAGCCCTGCCGAATGTGATTGCGGCGCATGTCGTCCAGTCGTACGTCGGTGGCTACGGCGCGATGGTGCATCCGGTTGCGGCGTGCGCCACGGCTGCGGTCTCCGTCGAGGAGGGCGTCGACAAGATCCGGCTCGGCAAGGCCAAGCTGGTCGTCTCCGGTGGCTTCGACGACCTCGGTATCGAGGGCATCATCGGCTTCGGTGACATGTCGGCGACCGCGAAGTCGGACGAGATGACCGCCAAGGGCATCAGCGATCGTCGCTTCTCGCGGGCCAACGACCGCCGTCGCGGCGGATTCGTCGAGTCGGCCGGTGGCGGCACGATCCTGCTGGCCCGGGGCGACCTGGCCCTGGAGATGGGCCTGCCGGTCCTCGGTGTGGTCGCGTGGGCGGGTTCGTTCGCCGACGGTGTCCACACGTCGATCCCGGCCCCCGGCATCGGTGCCCTCGGCGCCGGACGCGGGGGACAGGACTCGCAGCTCGCGCTGTCGCTCAATGCGCTCGGTGTCACCGCCGACGACATCTCGGTGGTCTCCAAGCACGACACCTCGACCGCGGCGAACGACCCGAACGAGGCCGAACTGCACGAGCGTCTGGCCGCGGCCCTGGGCCGCAGCGAGGGTGCCCCGCTGTTCGTGATCTCGCAGAAGACCCTCACCGGTCACGCCAAGGGTGGTGCGGCGGCGTTCCAGCTGATCGGCCTGTGCCAGGTCCTCGGCCAGGGCGTCATCCCGCCGAACCGCAGCCTCGACTGCGTCGACGACAAGATGGCGGAGTTCTCGCACCTGGTGTGGCCGCGGACCCCGCTGCGCTTCGGCGACCAGTTCGCGCTCAAGGCCGGCCTGCTGACCAGCCTCGGCTTCGGTCACGTGTCGGGCCTGATCGCGGTGGTTCACCCGCAGGCGTTCGTCGAGTCGATCCCGGCGGACCAGCGCGAGGCCTACCTGGCGCAGGCACAGCAGCGCACCGTCGACGGTCAGCGCCGTCTGGCCGCGGCGATGTGCGGTGGCGACAGCCTGTACGAGCGTCCGGCGGACCGTCGCTTCGGCGGGGACTCGGTGCCCGCCAAGGCATCCCGGCAGCTCGAGGCCGACATGCTCCTCGCCGAGGATGCGCGCCTGGGCAGCGATCACGTGTACCGCCTCGGGAATCCGGGGTGCCAGTGA
- a CDS encoding glycosyltransferase, which translates to MSGTRRLRVLFAPETFNLGETSRAVEVAKEVRADGHDVLFMGYSRRFAGYVREAGFALELLDPELSEREAEQLIAVDQGRALRHPFTDSMVRTRVASELALIERWLPDCIVIGTTLTLFISARAARVPLVYVRPYAMSHGHLTRMAMFPLTAGQGAAAADVNRAAAWFLRQAATKARWKPGSFRRVAAEHAVHLPERTLAALDADLNLIASLFPFADQRPLAAREIAVGPLFAQSAGELPHRVASLAERKRPAVYIGMGSSAGRRLVLEVLKQLSRMDIDIVSSAGRYVTEDDCAALPENVQVYDFLPAHLLAGMIDASIIHGGEGTVQTACASGAPFAGIGLQPERRINLDECARYGNALRFTPRDIRRGRLPHIVERLLHDESLRHAARTVQPLAQPVGAVNSAAAILDPARRGMHESH; encoded by the coding sequence ATGAGCGGTACCCGGCGCCTGCGGGTCCTGTTCGCGCCGGAAACGTTCAATCTCGGCGAGACCTCCCGTGCGGTCGAGGTCGCGAAGGAGGTACGGGCCGACGGGCATGACGTGCTCTTCATGGGATACTCGCGACGCTTCGCCGGTTACGTCCGGGAGGCAGGGTTCGCGCTCGAGCTTCTCGACCCTGAACTGAGCGAACGGGAAGCGGAGCAGCTCATCGCGGTGGATCAGGGGCGCGCGCTGCGGCACCCGTTCACCGACTCCATGGTGCGAACGCGGGTTGCGAGTGAACTCGCGTTGATCGAACGGTGGCTGCCCGATTGCATCGTGATCGGCACCACGCTGACGCTGTTCATCTCGGCGAGGGCGGCGCGGGTTCCTCTCGTGTATGTCCGTCCCTATGCGATGAGCCATGGTCACCTGACCCGGATGGCCATGTTCCCGCTGACGGCCGGCCAGGGTGCGGCGGCCGCTGACGTGAACCGTGCAGCCGCATGGTTCTTGCGCCAGGCCGCTACCAAGGCCCGGTGGAAACCTGGCTCCTTCCGCCGCGTTGCCGCCGAGCATGCCGTCCACCTGCCCGAGCGCACGCTGGCAGCGCTCGACGCAGACCTCAATCTGATCGCGTCATTGTTTCCGTTCGCCGACCAGCGGCCCCTCGCGGCCCGGGAGATCGCGGTCGGCCCCCTCTTCGCTCAGAGCGCTGGCGAGCTTCCGCATCGCGTAGCGTCTCTTGCGGAAAGGAAGCGACCCGCCGTGTACATCGGTATGGGGTCGTCCGCGGGACGACGACTCGTGCTCGAGGTGCTGAAACAGCTCTCCCGGATGGACATCGACATCGTGTCGAGCGCGGGGCGATACGTCACCGAGGACGACTGCGCGGCCCTCCCCGAGAACGTGCAGGTGTACGACTTCCTGCCCGCGCACCTGCTGGCGGGGATGATCGACGCCTCGATCATTCACGGTGGCGAGGGCACCGTGCAGACCGCCTGCGCATCCGGAGCGCCCTTCGCGGGGATCGGCCTGCAGCCGGAACGGCGAATCAACCTCGACGAGTGCGCCCGGTACGGCAACGCCCTCCGGTTCACCCCGCGGGACATCCGTCGCGGAAGACTGCCCCATATCGTGGAGCGCCTGCTGCACGACGAGAGTCTCCGGCACGCCGCCCGTACGGTGCAGCCGCTGGCGCAGCCAGTCGGCGCCGTGAACAGTGCTGCAGCGATCCTCGACCCCGCCCGCAGGGGCATGCATGAGAGCCACTGA